One genomic window of Solanum dulcamara chromosome 10, daSolDulc1.2, whole genome shotgun sequence includes the following:
- the LOC129870154 gene encoding cytochrome b-c1 complex subunit Rieske, mitochondrial: protein MLRVAGRRLSSSAARSSSSFFTRSSFTVTDDSSPARSPSPSLASSFLDQIRGFSSNSVSPAHQMGLVSDLPATVAAIKNPSSKIVYDDSNHERYPPGDPSKRAFAYFVLTGGRFVYASLLRLLILKFVLSMSASKDVLALASLEVDLSSIEPGSTVTVKWRGKPVFIRRRTDDDIKLANSVDLGTLRDPQQDAERVKNPEWLVVVGVCTHLGCIPLPNAGDFGGWFCPCHGSHYDISGRIRKGPAPYNLEVPTYSFMEENKLLIG, encoded by the exons ATGCTTCGAGTAGCAGGTAGAAGGCTTTCTTCTTCAGCCGCTAGATCTTCATCTAGCTTCTTCACAAGAAGCTCTTTCACCGTTACGGATGATTCGTCTCCGGCTAGATCTCCTTCTCCGTCACTCGCCTCTTCCTTTCTCGATCAAATCAGAG GTTTCTCATCTAATTCAGTTTCTCCCGCACATCAGATGGGTTTAGTCTCAGATCTTCCAGCCACAGTGGCTGCTATTAAGAACCCCAGTTCAAAAATTGTATATGATGATTCCAACCATGAGCGTTATCCACCTGGTGATCCAAGCAAACGTGCTTTTGCTTACTTCGTCTTGACAGGAGGCAGGTTCGTCTATGCCTCATTGCTTCGCCTCCTGATTCTCAAGTTTGTTCTGAGCATGTCTGCTAGTAAAGATGTCCTTGCACTTGCTTCTCTTGAGGTGGATCTCTCCAGCATTGAACCAGGGTCAACTGTTACTGTCAAGTGGCGTGGAAAGCCTGTTTTCATTAGACGCCGCACTGACGATGACATCAAATTGGCAAACAGTGTTGATCTCGGCACCCTTCGTGACCCACAACAAGATGCTGAGAGGGTCAAAAATCCAGAATGGCTTGTGGTTGTTGGGGTATGTACTCATTTAGGGTGCATCCCTTTACCAAATGCTGGTGATTTTGGTGGTTGGTTTTGCCCATGCCATGGCTCCCATTACGATATCTCTGGTAGGATTCGCAAAGGACCCGCACCATATAATCTGGAGGTGCCTACCTACAGTTTCATGGAAGAGAACAAGTTACTTATTGGTTGA
- the LOC129870212 gene encoding uncharacterized protein LOC129870212 yields the protein MATISKLSNPCFNYSSSTSYGTRSSSTPKFFVDLRTSNSTTFHHRLSGSKLSLVINPSSRGSLRVKCSQADGNISSVKRTTLHDLYERQGQSPWYDNLCRPVTDLIPLIESGVRGVTSNPAIFQKAISTSNAYNDQFRELVQAGKDIDSVYWELVVKDIQDACKLFETIYEKTDGGDGYVSVEVSPRLADDTEGTVEAAKWLHKKVERSNVYIKIPATAPCIPSIKEVISLGISVNVTLIFSLARYEAVIDAYLNGLEASGLSDLSRVTSVASFFVSRVDTLVDKMLEKIGTPEALDLRGKAANAQAALAYKLYQKKFSGPRWEALVKKGAKKQRLLWASTSVKNPAYPDTLYVDPLIGPDTVSTMPDQALQAFIDHGSVARTIDANISEAEGIYNALEKLGIDWSFVGSQLELEGVDSFKKSFDSLLDSLQEKANTLKLVSL from the exons ATGGCTACCATTTCTAAGCTCTCAAATCCATGCTTCAACTACTCTTCATCAACTTCATATGGTACCAGATCTTCATCAACACCTAAGTTTTTTGTTGATCTTCGCACCAGCAACAGTACCACCTTTCATCATAGACTCTCTGGTTCTAAGTTGTCACTTGTTATTAATCCTTCTAGTAGGGGATCGTTGCG TGTCAAATGCTCCCAAGCTGATGGAAATATAAGCTCAGTGAAGAGAACAACTCTCCATGATCTCTACGAGAGGCAAGGCCAAAGCCCATGGTATGATAATCTCTGTCGTCCCGTCACGGATCTGATTCCATTGATTGAGAGTGGTGTCAGAGGTGTAACCAGCAATCCCGCG ATTTTCCAGAAAGCTATATCAACATCAAATGCTTACAATGACCAGTTCAG GGAACTTGTACAAGCTGGGAAAGATATAGACAGTGTGTATTGGGAACTAGTGGTAAAGGACATCCAAGATGCATGCAAACTCTTTGAGACAATCTACGAAAAAACAGATGGTGGCGACGGGTACGTTTCTGTGGAAGTCTCACCTAGACTTGCTGATGATACAGAGGGCACTGTCGAGGCTGCAAAGTGGCTTCATAAGAAGGTTGAACGTTCCAATGTGTATATAAAAATTCCTGCTACTGCTCCATGCATTCCTTCCATCAAGGAAGTCATTTCACTTGGAATAAGTGTCAATGTCACA CTTATCTTCTCTCTTGCGAGATATGAAGCAGTCATTGATGCTTACCTCAATGGCCTTGAGGCCTCTGGGCTAAGTGATCTCTCCAGAGTCACAAGTGTTGCTTCATTTTTCGTTAGTCGAGTAGACACACTTGTCGACAAGATGCTTGAGAAAATTGGAACTCCAGAGGCTCTTGATCTTCGTGGGAAG GCTGCAAATGCGCAGGCAGCTCTGGCTTACAAGCTTTACCAGAAGAAATTTTCTGGTCCTAGATGGGAGGCTTTGGTAAAGAAAGGTGCCAAGAAGCAGAGGCTATTGTGGGCGTCAACTAGTGTTAAGAACCCAGCATATCCCGACACTTTATATGTGGATCCTCTGATTGGACCCGACACT GTTTCAACAATGCCCGATCAAGCTCTTCAAGCATTTATCGATCACGGTTCTGTTGCAAGGACGATTGACGCAAACATATCTGAAGCAGAAGGTATCTACAACGCCCTCGAGAAGTTGGGTATTGACTGGAGCTTTGTCGGGTCTCAACTTGAATTGGAGGGTGTGGATTCTTTCAAGAAGAGTTTTGATAGCTTGCTTGACAGTCTTCAGGAGAAGGCAAACACACTCAAGTTAGTGAGCCTGTAA
- the LOC129870261 gene encoding glycine--tRNA ligase, mitochondrial 1-like, with protein MRFVHALNTCALTLRRRVIFTHFPLTCSLLKSYIGAPHFSVYGAMAAADEDSLRRALAQKQSSIDVQGGAVRQLKSSGASKPDIDAAVQALNALKLEKASIESQLQAALAGAASGGSSSASRDAFRQAVVNTLERRLFYIPSFKIYRGVAGLYDYGPPGCSVKSNVLAFWRQHFVLEENMLEVDCPCVTPEVVLKASGHVEKFTDLMVKDEKTGTCYRADHLLKDYCKEKLEKDFSLSAEKAAELKHILAVLDDLSAELLGAKIKEYGITAPDTKNSLSDPYPFNLMFQTSIGPSGVSPGYMRPETAQGIFVNFRDLYYYNGNKLPFAAAQIGQAFRNEISPRQGLLRVREFTLAEIEHFVDPQDKSHPKFSDVAKLEFLMFPRDDQVSGQCAKKLQLGEAVSQGTVNNETLGYFIGRVYLFLTRLGIDKDRLRFRQHLANEMAHYAADCWDAEIESSYGWIECVGIADRSAYDLRAHSEKSSVALVAQEKYSEPREVEKLVITPIKKELGLAFKGNQKMVTEALEAMEEKVAMEMKADLESKGEVEFHVCTLGKNVTIKKNMVSISKERKKEHQRVFTPSVIEPSFGIGRIIYCLYEHSFYTRPSKAGDEQLNVFSFPPLVAPIKCTVFPLVQNQKYEEVAKLISKSLTAAGISHKIDITGTSIGKRYARTDELGVPFAITVDSTSSVTVRERDSKDQVRVDVEKVASVVREVTDGLSSWADVLKMYPLHSSETAEE; from the exons ATGCGTTTCGTTCATGCTCTCAATACGTGCGCACTTACCCTTCGCCGCCGCGTAATCTTCACGCATTTCCCCCTCACTTGTTCACTCCTTAAATCCTACATCGGAGCTCCTCATTTTTCCGTTTACGGTGCAATGGCCGCCGCCGACGAAGACTCACTTCGCAGAGCACTTGCTCAGAAACAATCGAGTATCGATGTCCAGGGCGGCGCTGTTCGTCAATTGAAGTCGTCAGGTGCTTCCAAGCCGGATATCGACGCCGCCGTTCAAGCTTTGAATGCTTTGAAGCTTGAGAAAGCATCTATTGAGAGCCAGCTTCAAGCTGCTCTTGCTGGTGCTGCCAGCGGCGGTTCGTCGTCTGCAAGTAGAGATGCGTTTCGTCAGGCTGTTGTTAACACTCTCGAGCGACGGTTGTTTTACATTCCGTCTTTTAAAATCTATCGAGGTGTTGCTGGCCTTTATGATTACGGTCCTCCTGGCTGTTCTGTCAAGTCAAATGTACTCGCTTTTTGGCGTCAG CATTTTGTTTTGGAGGAGAACATGTTGGAAGTTGACTGTCCATGTGTGACCCCTGAGGTTGTCCTAAAGGCATCAGGTCACGTTGAAAAGTTCACTGATCTTATGGTTAAGGATGAGAAGACTGGAACATGTTATCGTGCTGATCATTTGCTCAAGGATTATTGTAAAGAAAAGCTTGAGAAGGACTTCAGCCTGTCTGCGGAAAAGGCTGCAGAATTGAAGCACATTCTTGCTGTCTTGGATGATCTCTCTGCTGAGCTGCTTGGTGCCAAGATAAAGGAATATGGTATAACTGCACCTGATACAAAGAATTCACTTTCTGATCCTTATCCATTCAATCTAATGTTTCAGACATCTATTGGTCCATCTGGTGTGAGCCCAGG GTATATGCGTCCTGAAACAGCGCAAGGCATCTTTGTTAATTTCAGAGATCTATACTATTATAATGGCAACAAGCTTCCTTTTGCTGCTGCTCAAATTGGTCAGGCTTTTAGAAATGAG ATATCTCCCCGGCAAGGTCTTCTCAGAGTCCGTGAGTTCACTCTGGCAGAAATCGAACATTTTGTTGATCCCCAAGACAAATCTCATCCAAAATTTTCAGACGTTGCAAAATTGGAGTTTCTAATGTTTCCTAGAGATGACCAAGTGTCTGGACAGTGTGCGAAGAAACTACAGCTTGGTGAAGCTGTTTCTCAA GGAACTGTCAATAATGAAACACTTGGATACTTTATTGGGAGGGTTTATCTTTTCCTAACGCGACTTGGAATTGACAAAGACCGTCTGCGTTTCCGTCAGCATCTTGCAAATGAGATGGCTCACTATGCTGCAGATTGTTGGGATGCCGAAATTGAGAGTTCTTACGGTTGGATTGAATGTGTTGGTATTGCTGATAGATCTGCATATGATTTGCGTGCCCATTCG GAAAAAAGTTCTGTAGCTCTTGTCGCTCAAGAGAAATACTCAGAACCAAGAGAAGTAGAG AAACTGGTCATAACACCAATCAAGAAGGAGCTTGGACTTGCATTCAAGGGAAACCAAAAAATGGTGACTGAAGCCTTGGAG GCAATGGAAGAAAAGGTAGCTATGGAGATGAAGGCGGATCTGGAATCCAAGGGGGAGGTAGAGTTCCATGTATGTACCCTCGGGAAGAATGTcactattaaaaaaaacatgGTCTCTATTtccaaggaaagaaagaaagagcaCCAGAGAGTGTTTACACCTTCTGTGATTGAGCCCTCGTTTGGAATTGGGCGGATAATATATTGTCTTTATGAGCATTCGTTCTACACAAGGCCAAGTAAAGCTGGGGATGAGCAGCTAAATGTCTTCAGCTTCCCACCTCTTGTGGCTCCCATCAAATGCACTGTTTTTCCACTGGTTCAGAatcaaaaatatgaagaagtagCTAAGTTAATCTCAAAGTCTTTGACTGCTGCTGGAATCTCACATAAGATTGATATAACAG GTACTTCCATAGGGAAAAGATATGCAAGAACAGATGAACTTGGTGTTCCCTTTGCCATCACTGTCGATTCAACGTCATCTGTGACAGTGCGAGAGAGGGATAGCAAAGATCAGGTCCGGGTAGACGTCGAGAAGGTGGCGTCAGTTGTGAGGGAAGTGACTGATGGATTGAGCTCTTGGGcagatgttttgaagatgtaTCCTCTACATTCTTCAGAGACTGCAGAGGAGTGA